From Chloracidobacterium sp. N, the proteins below share one genomic window:
- a CDS encoding SDR family NAD(P)-dependent oxidoreductase translates to MRLNGKVALITGAAGGIGGVVTRMYLREGARVAISSRSLERAEQFRAALMAEGFSGDDILPVAFAPTDLAGMQAALEAIAARWGGLDVLINNAGSAGAKQPLFRIPFTLEDLDQLAAEGFTETETMRESAANLLGLPWHLTRLALPYLRVGASIINVSTIFSRTNYYGRIPYVVPKSALNALSLGLAKQLGTTDRAVRVNTVFPGPIDSDRIRTVFGAMDRLKGVPEGTTAQEFFDIMILARARGGEAPTKCYPTQADVAHVMLFLGSDESAAISGHNFEITHGMQVKAQSRTKLTAWPDQRLIDLSRRVVLIVGGEQVHDAVTIAASQQSYGASVILTFRQPEAVNTAKAQLESHGLNHSIAVTWLDPLRRESVTSVFDLIRERYHRLDTVIVFPAHAAGYYGPELIPDEPERIRQFTDEAILGTTAFAAQLSRFLLAFDAENELQEPVNVLFLTNEHDGATNAFEDIYRAAVEQLLRVWRHEDELQVAAGTRRFAVRTNQIVRYANAEPDNLKFTADWLATLANRVRLFDELNLYVPENIQRTTGKAELPRDIARTLLGLHIGKVAVITGGSAGIGGAIGHYLALSGAKVVLAARDAERLAALKREIVAELFAIGYPQPETRVEILPDIDVADEEALGRLVKFAMDKFGRIDFLINNAGIAGAEEMVVDLPLAAWRHTLKANLLSNYSLIYKIAPLMKKQGAGYILNVSSYFGGEKYVAVAYPNRSDYAVSKAGQRALAEILARHLGPEIQINALSPGPVEGKRLRGEGSRPGLYARRARLILENKRLNDIHDAVIRAWREGETVKATLGALAHNHFDEVLAANPPEPVRRLIAHLRAGAVNEGHSDSHYLMTRKIAEKLLHRLFEGGYLASVEDREAFTLGFLGELPEPPEPFFDPVEVEKEAVRVQSSVLTMLNLGRMPTEEEIAIATVFYLSDPNVSGETLHPSGGLKFDRTVTEGEFYGLPRNEDLMELRRKNILLIGDYLEEELRWLVGAFAIQLVVRNCILLTRTAERADSLRHYFSAQRLNNLHVFSGGANVEAAMDDLIRRFGHLDVVVSTPFDPLPLKPLAATDDWRGVLNEKDFEQLVETHITHHFRVAKKAALQDKAQIVLVTPKTSRNSSREEFALALFVKTTLHALTATLAVECERFTHHPTVNQVDLTRRARVEEPRNEREEREELARFVDAVLLAASPAPEPEQSRYLSRIHRGNALTV, encoded by the coding sequence ATGCGTTTGAACGGAAAAGTGGCTCTCATTACCGGCGCGGCCGGCGGAATCGGCGGCGTCGTGACGCGGATGTATCTGCGGGAAGGCGCGCGCGTCGCCATTTCCAGCCGGTCGCTCGAACGGGCTGAGCAGTTCCGGGCGGCGCTCATGGCCGAAGGTTTCTCCGGCGACGACATCCTGCCGGTTGCCTTTGCGCCCACGGACCTGGCAGGCATGCAGGCGGCGCTCGAAGCCATTGCAGCGCGCTGGGGCGGGCTGGATGTGCTCATCAACAATGCCGGCTCGGCCGGGGCCAAACAGCCCCTGTTTCGGATTCCCTTCACTCTGGAAGACCTGGACCAACTGGCGGCCGAAGGCTTCACCGAAACGGAAACGATGCGCGAATCGGCGGCCAACCTGCTGGGACTGCCGTGGCATCTGACGCGCCTGGCGCTGCCCTACCTGCGCGTCGGGGCCAGCATCATCAATGTCTCCACGATTTTTTCCCGGACGAACTACTACGGGCGGATTCCCTACGTCGTGCCCAAGTCGGCCCTGAATGCGCTGTCGCTGGGGCTGGCCAAACAGCTTGGGACGACCGACCGCGCCGTGCGCGTCAATACCGTCTTTCCGGGGCCGATTGATTCCGACCGCATCCGCACTGTGTTCGGGGCGATGGACCGCCTCAAGGGCGTTCCTGAAGGAACGACGGCGCAGGAATTTTTCGACATCATGATTTTGGCGCGGGCACGCGGGGGTGAAGCGCCGACCAAATGCTATCCGACCCAGGCCGACGTGGCACACGTCATGCTTTTTCTCGGGTCGGACGAATCGGCCGCCATTTCCGGGCACAACTTCGAGATTACCCACGGCATGCAGGTCAAGGCCCAGAGCCGCACCAAGCTCACGGCGTGGCCTGACCAGCGGCTCATTGACCTCAGCCGGCGCGTCGTGCTCATCGTGGGCGGCGAGCAGGTTCACGACGCCGTGACCATTGCCGCCAGCCAGCAGTCCTATGGGGCATCGGTCATTTTGACGTTCCGGCAGCCGGAAGCCGTCAATACGGCCAAGGCCCAGCTCGAAAGCCATGGCCTCAACCACAGCATCGCCGTCACCTGGCTCGATCCCCTGCGGCGGGAGTCGGTGACCAGCGTCTTTGACCTCATCCGGGAACGCTACCACCGGCTGGATACAGTCATTGTCTTTCCGGCGCATGCGGCAGGCTACTACGGCCCGGAACTCATCCCGGACGAGCCGGAACGCATCCGGCAGTTCACCGACGAAGCCATTCTCGGAACGACGGCTTTTGCGGCGCAACTTTCGCGCTTCCTGCTCGCTTTCGACGCCGAAAACGAACTCCAGGAACCGGTCAACGTCCTGTTCCTCACCAACGAACACGACGGTGCCACCAATGCCTTTGAAGACATCTACCGCGCGGCCGTGGAACAACTGCTGCGGGTGTGGCGGCACGAAGACGAACTTCAGGTGGCGGCCGGAACGCGCCGCTTTGCCGTGCGGACCAACCAGATTGTCCGCTATGCCAACGCCGAGCCGGACAACCTCAAATTCACGGCCGACTGGCTGGCGACGCTGGCCAACCGCGTCCGTCTCTTCGACGAACTGAACCTCTACGTTCCCGAAAACATCCAGCGCACCACCGGCAAGGCCGAACTGCCCCGCGACATTGCCCGGACGCTGCTCGGCCTGCACATCGGCAAGGTGGCGGTCATCACCGGGGGCAGCGCCGGCATCGGCGGCGCAATTGGCCACTACCTGGCGCTTTCCGGGGCCAAGGTCGTCCTGGCGGCGCGGGACGCCGAACGGCTGGCGGCGCTCAAACGCGAGATCGTCGCCGAACTGTTTGCCATTGGCTATCCGCAGCCGGAAACACGGGTCGAAATCCTGCCCGACATTGACGTGGCGGATGAAGAAGCCCTGGGGCGGCTGGTCAAATTCGCCATGGACAAGTTCGGACGCATTGACTTTCTCATCAACAACGCCGGCATTGCCGGGGCGGAGGAAATGGTCGTGGACCTGCCGCTGGCGGCCTGGCGGCACACCCTCAAGGCAAACCTGCTCAGCAACTATTCGCTCATCTACAAAATCGCGCCACTGATGAAAAAACAGGGCGCGGGCTACATTCTCAACGTCAGCTCGTACTTTGGCGGCGAGAAATACGTGGCGGTGGCCTATCCCAACCGCAGCGATTATGCCGTTTCCAAAGCCGGGCAACGGGCGCTGGCCGAGATTCTGGCGCGGCATCTGGGGCCTGAAATCCAGATCAATGCCCTCTCGCCGGGTCCGGTCGAAGGCAAGCGGCTGCGCGGGGAGGGTTCGCGGCCGGGGTTGTACGCCCGCCGGGCGCGGCTCATTCTCGAAAACAAGCGTCTGAACGACATCCACGATGCCGTCATCCGCGCCTGGCGTGAAGGTGAAACGGTCAAGGCGACCTTGGGAGCGCTGGCGCACAACCACTTTGACGAGGTACTGGCAGCCAACCCGCCCGAACCCGTGCGGCGACTCATTGCCCATCTGCGCGCCGGCGCCGTCAATGAAGGCCACTCCGACAGCCACTATCTCATGACGCGCAAGATTGCAGAAAAACTGCTCCACCGGCTGTTTGAGGGGGGCTATCTGGCTTCGGTCGAAGACCGGGAAGCCTTCACGCTGGGGTTTCTGGGTGAGTTGCCCGAACCGCCTGAGCCGTTTTTCGATCCGGTCGAAGTCGAAAAGGAAGCCGTGCGCGTGCAGTCCAGCGTGCTGACCATGCTCAATCTGGGGCGCATGCCCACCGAGGAGGAAATTGCCATTGCGACGGTCTTTTACCTTTCCGATCCCAACGTCAGCGGCGAAACCCTGCATCCGTCGGGCGGGTTGAAGTTTGACCGGACGGTGACGGAAGGGGAGTTCTACGGCCTGCCGCGCAACGAAGACCTCATGGAGCTGCGCCGCAAGAACATCCTGCTCATCGGTGACTACCTGGAAGAGGAACTCCGGTGGCTGGTCGGGGCCTTTGCCATTCAGCTCGTCGTCCGCAACTGCATTCTTCTGACCAGGACGGCGGAGCGGGCGGATTCGCTGCGGCACTACTTCTCTGCCCAGCGGCTCAACAACCTGCACGTCTTCAGCGGTGGGGCCAACGTCGAAGCGGCCATGGATGACCTCATCCGGCGGTTCGGGCATCTGGATGTCGTGGTGTCCACGCCTTTTGACCCGCTGCCGCTCAAACCGCTGGCCGCGACGGACGACTGGCGCGGCGTGCTCAACGAAAAGGACTTCGAGCAGCTTGTCGAAACCCACATCACGCACCACTTCCGGGTGGCGAAAAAGGCGGCATTGCAGGACAAGGCGCAGATTGTGCTCGTCACGCCCAAAACTTCGCGCAACTCATCCCGCGAAGAGTTTGCCCTGGCGTTGTTTGTCAAGACGACGCTTCACGCGCTGACGGCGACGCTGGCCGTGGAATGTGAGCGGTTCACCCATCATCCGACGGTCAACCAGGTGGACCTGACACGCCGGGCACGGGTCGAAGAACCCCGCAATGAGCGGGAGGAGCGCGAGGAACTGGCGCGTTTCGTGGATGCCGTCCTGCTGGCGGCATCTCCGGCCCCGGAGCCGGAGCAGAGCCGCTACCTGTCACGGATTCACCGGGGCAATGCCCTGACGGTGTAG